The nucleotide window CAGGTAGAGAGAGTGCATGTCTTAAAGCTTCTGGTGATCCTAGGAGGGAGAGAGGGACACAGATTTAATGGGGATGAGGTTGAAACCTTGTTCTAAACAGCAGCAAGGGCTAAAATTTGTGGAATATCTACAAGACCAGCTCAACATTTTTACTGaaccagaatttattttacaaaaccagaatcaaaatgggttgaacaagcactaagagAAAATCTATCTCATTTGTCTTGGGTGTAAGTGTACGATTTCTTTCACATTCTTGGATTCAacccagtgttgtagccacagtGAGCGGTGCCGGGCGagcctgcccagaactaacaaatttcgCCACCACTCTGAGCAAAAAATACTGTGCTACCCAGCACTCCCTCAGAAGGCCCCCATGTCTGAAGATGAATAACTTTGTTGAACTGCTTGACCTTGGTtgactaaattggatttagagcccaccactaaaaatggTCTAGATACAACACTTCCACTTACCAAGATTAAAGATGAGATAAAGTGCCTCAAACTCTTCTCGGTTGGGACTTGTGGTGCTACCGTCCGTCTCAGCATCTTGGTACATGACGAGGAGTCTCTTAAGACACTCTTGGGTGTGGTCATTGTTGATTTTTCCGTCAAACCGAGACACGTGTTCTGTGCATAACCTGTGTGGAGTTTTTAAAAGGAGCGCTAAACTCGAGGAACTTTTTTTGTAGTGTTCAGAAATAACATGGCGGCAACTTGGAATGACAGAAAATAATGTTGGTTGCATTTCTCAGCTAGTAGATATGTGAACATGGAAAGTCCAGGGAAACTGTGCACTACAGTATATGTATATAGAATCGTTAGGGTGTTGTGGCCAAGCAGGAAAaaagcaccaaactcaagctttggtgtttctgttcaacagagtgtgggtttgagtaccggtcatgacacttgtgtccctgagcatgacactcaaccataattgcttctctccatctaggggtaaatgggtaccctTAATGCTCTACAAAGAATCAATTGACTTTGATTAACCTTTAGGTTTTTGTTTACCTGTATCCCGAGTACAAATGGAATCTTATTGCGAGCTCAAGGATCTGCATGCACTCTACTCCGCTGGCTCGTTGAATCACCAGGTCTTGTCTGATGCTGCGCGTTCGGTCAAATATGAAGTCATACTGCGTAACAAAGGACTGGTCACTTCTCTGTAATAGCCTGTTGAACGAGGACAAAAAAAGGCATTGATTGAAAGTCGGATGAAACTAACAATGAACCATGATGAGAAAATGTTGTATGTAAGTAACCTTTTAAAAGTTCCATAATCTTACAGCACAGAGCTTTCTTAAAACAATCACAGTCTTTGAAAACACTTTCATGTTTCACCACTCTCATAAGTATACCAGACCACCGTCCTATTGCAAGAAAGTGGTTTTGCTAAGCGCAATTTGACTGTGTGTGCAacttaaagcacacaaaagcCCTTAGGGTGCAATCtcgcaattaaaggaacacgttgccttggatcggtcgagttgctctttgaaaagcgtttgtaactatTTGATATCAGGTGCAtacgggtagaaagatgttgtacaagtagaatacaatggtccacacaaacatgcctcgaaattgcacagttttccttttaactcgtcgactaacatggtcagccatttatgggagtcaaattttttactcccataaatggccgaccatgtttaaGTTCGcacagtataaggaaaaccacgcaatttcgaggcaaatttgtgtggatcattgtattctacttttaaagcatctttccaaccatgtgcattttataaaaaaaatggttacaaaacactttttatagaccaacacgtttcgatccaaggcaatgtgttcctttaacactgcACCATGCTCTCGCAGGCTTTTTCAAAAGCAAACGTTTTTATTGCCATGGTGATAACCAGAGACCCACCCCATTAAACTCCACCCAAAACCTTTACTTTACAAGATGTTACAACTTgcacaatttgttttgcttaataAACACCATGCAGCAAGAACCAAATCAATCAAATTCAGACAAAGCCGATGATGGGGTTTCTTAGGAAAATTTGAGTAGGCCTATCTCATTCTTTGAACCAAACGCATCTTTTCGTCCAACATACTTTGTTATCATGTAGTGCATGGTTTCCAGTAACACTTCTGGCGGTCGAAGGTCAGAGGCAACGGCATCAGCTTTCCCTGCGGCTGGTCTGGAGTACTCTTTGATCATGGTCTTGTGACTGGCATTTGCGCTGGAAGAAAATAAATAGTTCAACAGCTGTTATTTGTCAATTATATTGTTTTTCAAAGCATCACAAAGAAATAAGTAACACCATTTTGACATTGTTTCACAAgtttaaaatacacaataacTAGGCCTCTACGTAAAAGTTAGATGCAAATAAAGTGCtgtcaaaacacaatttaacaTGTTAAATTCTTGCAGTTTCCGCTGCTTAAGTATAggtttcaaactgcctctagcaaccAGGGAATCTCggtcccacctgagtaatattaatttaatttttttttgtcatttgagAAATTACTGAGCTTACAATATTACACACATCCCTGTGTAAGGTTAAAACAAGGTTTACAGgtttgcgagctacagtgattttAAAAGTTCACTTTATGAGACATCCTTAGTCTCATTGCCAGAAATATATCAactgtttggtagatacgtgcgctataagacTTCCATATTTTATAACTTAAAATTTGAGTGTTGGACATCAGACCTTTTTGGATTGACGCCAGGTGCAACCTCCAGTGGATGAAGTCTCTCCTGCAACTCCCgcctaaaaaaaattaattaaaaaaaaacatttcagaaGAATTTTAATTATTCAACATTATGGTGGACCGATGAGAGTCCAGAAATGAGTGCAAGACAATTGAGAGTAAGAAAGACAATACTTTTACTTTCACGACTTTACTACATTTCTCACTCAACCACTAGTATCAGCAAAACATTTAGAGAGTTCTGTTTGCAAGATGTACCGTGCCCTGGATTTGTTCTTTTCTCAAATCAAAGTAGGTCAAAACTTATTCCCAACGAACAGGAAGTAAAGACTAGTCCACCCATgaagtctacctccatggtccaccCATTACATTAATTAAGTCATCAGcaccttaaaaataaataaataaacctgcCGTAGAGCCTCTAGTCGCTAAGT belongs to Asterias amurensis chromosome 5, ASM3211899v1 and includes:
- the LOC139937025 gene encoding SAC3 domain-containing protein 1-like produces the protein MEKAVRNNEIVGRCLDMCPERERKTRELQERLHPLEVAPGVNPKSANASHKTMIKEYSRPAAGKADAVASDLRPPEVLLETMHYMITKLLQRSDQSFVTQYDFIFDRTRSIRQDLVIQRASGVECMQILELAIRFHLYSGYRLCTEHVSRFDGKINNDHTQECLKRLLVMYQDAETDGSTTSPNREEFEALYLIFNLGSPEALRHALSLPVGVRQCPSVQLALRIHSAHLQGNFIRVWRLGSQCGYIQSCALHRHLRLARWQALQILNTAYSSKNLRFPVRVLSKWLVFDSDNDTIEYLELCGLEVNDRGVPFHKSTPVAAETIPPHWKCSKLVDSKQGSFQSHDLIMGCEQPGQRSEGKYPSPNHPER